A window of Candidatus Nitrospira allomarina genomic DNA:
TCTGATGTTTTTTTCCCCTTGATACGGTGAAGAGTTTCGGCAGAATAATTGGTGAGTCCCTGCGCGAACGGCATTCCCTCCCGGGTGGCGCAGGTAATGGGGTCTCCTGTCAGAAAGATGCCTGTGATGTCCAGAATGCCTGAGGGTAATAAGCTTTTTCCTCGAAGGGTGAGGGCGGCCACCGCTCCTTCGTCTAACCGGACCTCCCCTTTTGGTCGAAGCGTATAGGCAATCCACTGTTTTCGACTGGTTAGGGGTGATTGGTCTGACACAAAGAATGTTCCCCCGGGCTTTCCGTTCAGGACATCTTCCAACGCATGGGGAGTTTCTCCATTTAATAAAAGGGTCGGAACGCCGAAGCGTCCTGCCTGTTTGGCGGCCCTGATCTTGGTGACCATGCCTCCGCGGCTGGCTTGTGTTCGGGAAGTTCCGGCGAGGTCTTCAATGTCCTTGGTGACGTTGCAAACCAGAGGAATTAATTCTGCCGAAGGATTGAGGTGAGGATCCTGGCTATAGAGCCCATCGACATCTGATAAAATCACCAGCAGATCTGCGTCCACTAAGTGGGCCACTTCCCCTGCGAGGGTATCATTGTCACCAAATTTGATTTCTTCGATAGCTACGGTGTCATTTTCATTAATAATCGGAATGACCCTCAGTTGAATAAGGGTATTGAGGGTATGGCGGGCATTCAGGAATCGTCGACGGTCGGATAAATCCTGGTGAGTTAAGAGGACTTGGGCAATTTTATTTTTCGTTTCTTCAAACGCCATCTCATAGGCTCGCATGAGCCGGCTTTGTCCGACGGCAGCGGCGGCTTGCTGAAGAGGTAATTCAGCGGGATAGGAAAAAATGGCGAGGTGTGAGATGCCCGCAACGATGGCTCCGGAAGAAACCACGACAATTTGTCGATCCTGAGCCTGGAGGGTGCCCAATTCCTGGGCTAAACGGTTGATGCGGTCGAGACGAAGACCGCCTTGCGAGGAAGCCACCAGGCTGCTTCCTACTTTGACGACGATCCTCTTGCACGCGGCTAGCACTTGCTCGCGCATGAGGTCTTTGCTTCCAGAACGGCTTTCCCTAAATAGGTCACGAGTGATGGAAGGCCTTCCCTGGTCACGGCCGAAATGGGAAAGAACGGAAAGTGGTGTGCGCTGCAATACTCCCGAAGGGCTTCCAAGTGCTGGCCGTTTCCCTGAGAATCAATTTTTGTAGCTACGATGGCAAATGGCCGTTCAAGGAGTTCCGGGTCAAAGGCCTGGAGTTCCCTTTGTAGGGTTTCAACGATCTCGACGGGATCTTCTGCAATCCATTCGGTAATGTCGACCAGATATAACAAAAAAGCGGTTCGCTGGATATGTCGCAGAAATTTAATTCCTAACCCTTTCCCCTCATGAGCGCCTTCGATCAATCCTGGAATATCGGCTACAACAAACGAAGAATGTTCCATCCATTCCACCACTCCCAAATGAGGCCGCAGGGTGGTGAAGGGATAACTCGCAATTTCCGGGTGTGCAGAAGAAATCGCTGAAATCAATGTTGATTTACCTGCGTTAGGAAAGCCCACTAAGCCGACATCGGCTAACAATTTCAATTCCAGATTCACCCATCGCTCTTCGCCGGGAGTCCCTGGCTCAAATTGACGTGGCGCTCGATTCGTTGACGTGGCAAAACGTGCATTCCCCTTTCCGCCTTTACCTCCTTTGGCCACGATGGCGGTCTGTCCTTCCGCAATAAGGTCGGCGATGATTTCACCGTCTTCGGTTTTCACGAGAGTTCCGACAGGAAGGGGAATCACGATATCGGAGCCATTGGCTCCATGGCAATTGGTCTTGAGGCCTCTGACGCCGGAAGTAGCCTCATAATGTTTTTGATATCGCAGGTCGAGCAATGTTGAGACTCTGTTGGAGGCCACAAAGACCACGTCTCCTCCATCCCCGCCGTCGCCACCGTTGGGACCGCCAAACTCGGCAAATTTTTCCCGTCGAAAGCTGCAGTGTCCGGTTCCACCGTCACCAGCTTTGATAAATATTCGTGCTTGATCGATAAACATACTGATCCTTAAAAAATCCTACCGGACTTACCAGGGAGAAATGAAGGCGATGAAT
This region includes:
- the proB gene encoding glutamate 5-kinase; the encoded protein is MREQVLAACKRIVVKVGSSLVASSQGGLRLDRINRLAQELGTLQAQDRQIVVVSSGAIVAGISHLAIFSYPAELPLQQAAAAVGQSRLMRAYEMAFEETKNKIAQVLLTHQDLSDRRRFLNARHTLNTLIQLRVIPIINENDTVAIEEIKFGDNDTLAGEVAHLVDADLLVILSDVDGLYSQDPHLNPSAELIPLVCNVTKDIEDLAGTSRTQASRGGMVTKIRAAKQAGRFGVPTLLLNGETPHALEDVLNGKPGGTFFVSDQSPLTSRKQWIAYTLRPKGEVRLDEGAVAALTLRGKSLLPSGILDITGIFLTGDPITCATREGMPFAQGLTNYSAETLHRIKGKKTSDIRQLLGSLEYEEVIHRDNLVLTKHQVS
- the obgE gene encoding GTPase ObgE — encoded protein: MFIDQARIFIKAGDGGTGHCSFRREKFAEFGGPNGGDGGDGGDVVFVASNRVSTLLDLRYQKHYEATSGVRGLKTNCHGANGSDIVIPLPVGTLVKTEDGEIIADLIAEGQTAIVAKGGKGGKGNARFATSTNRAPRQFEPGTPGEERWVNLELKLLADVGLVGFPNAGKSTLISAISSAHPEIASYPFTTLRPHLGVVEWMEHSSFVVADIPGLIEGAHEGKGLGIKFLRHIQRTAFLLYLVDITEWIAEDPVEIVETLQRELQAFDPELLERPFAIVATKIDSQGNGQHLEALREYCSAHHFPFFPISAVTREGLPSLVTYLGKAVLEAKTSCASKC